A window of the Lates calcarifer isolate ASB-BC8 linkage group LG18, TLL_Latcal_v3, whole genome shotgun sequence genome harbors these coding sequences:
- the LOC108897571 gene encoding endosome/lysosome-associated apoptosis and autophagy regulator family member 2, whose product MREQVWTSWSPRRLLLIITALTSSVSADGDLRLCDETDYYYQYTECDSMGSRWRVAIPLSPGSCLDLPPPTRGTDCSFSCPAGKFLEMSVQQCTPCAAGSYSLGSGLRFDQWDAIPAGFTSLASFLDPGPNGEDIQACNSSSWTPQGVYLESNRDECTVSLVYAVHLEKQGSVSFTYQYPDNNIFFEFYVQNEQCQEMAQADDQKWIKVTSNGEWDTHTVSLKSGTNILYWRTTGILVGGKMVKPVLLKNIQIEGVAYTSECFPCRPGWFSATPGSSSCQPCPSNTYSVKGASSCTPCPEHHYSHEGWAECKVRPPCSEKDYFQIHTACDSEGKTQVLYRWVEPKICIENIPEAVELPVTGQREPCPPCNPGYYNSNDSTCLPCPPGTHSDGTYACAECPAGTEPVLGYEYKWWNVLPSNMKTSCFNVGNSKCDDMNGWEVAGDHIRSGAGSSDNDYLILSLHVPGFKVPASLSGMTGSEFGRITFVFETICSADCELYFMMDVNRKSTTVVESWEGSKGKQSYSHSMTRNASVTYTWAFQRTNHALDVRRYISDMVKLYSISVTNVLDGVASACRACALVPQNSQRAGSSCVPCPAGFYIDRDTNRCQECPPNTYLAGRHTYGQDACVACGPGSISNKEHSRCYSDCSFTHTENNRTLTFDLSPLNDVASLTIGPSFTSKGTKYLHLFNISLCGHKGQRAAVCTDNVTDVSSKDDESDSAQFVNSVDSFICQSTIIPADGRGFRMAISSQSISLADTFIGATVDTVLNGVNAKPDLFPENSKDIPDINFFYRSNQATASCDQGRSSVITVRCNPEKSDRGELSVPSSCPAGTCDGCTFHFLWESASACPRCTEDDYHQIEGACKGGVQETLYVWNEPKLCTKGVLLPPRSSSACEAIALWLKVGVGGGAFVAVLLISLTCYFWKKNKRLEYKYSRLVMSANKECELPAADSCALAEGEEPDDDVVYTQKPTLLGKLRAIANKHEDGESSESVQLNSSQSDQWVLG is encoded by the exons ATGCGGGAGCAGGTGTGGACCTCCTGGTCCCCCCGCCGCCTTCTACTCATCATCACCGCTCTTACATCCTCCGTGTCCGCCGACGGAGACCTGCGGCTGTGCGATGAG ACAGACTACTACTACCAGTACACAGAGTGTGACAGCATGGGGTCACGATGGAGAGTCGCCATCCCTCTCAGTCCGGGTTCCTGCTTGGACCTTCCTCCTCCAACCAGAGGAACAGACTGCT CTTTCTCATGTCCGGCTGGGAAGTTTTTAGAGATGTCCGTGCAGCAGTGCACGCCATGCGCAGCCGGCTCCTATTCTCTGGGCAGCGGCCTCCGTTTCGACCAATGGGATGCCATCCCCGCGGGCTTCACCAGCCTGGCCAGCTTCTTGGACCCGGGGCCAAATGGAGAGGACATTCAGGCTTGTAACAG CTCCTCATGGACGCCGCAAGGTGTGTACCTGGAGTCAAACCGTGATGAGTGTACGGTGTCTCTGGTTTACGCCGTCCACCTGGAGAAACAGGGCTCTGTCTCCTTCACCTACCAGTACCCCGACAACAACATCTTCTTTGAGTTCTAC GTCCAGAACGAGCAGTGTCAGGAAATGGCCCAGGCTGATGACCAGAAGTGGATTAAAGTCACGAGCAATGGAGAATGGGACACGCACACG GTGAGTCTGAAGTCAGGTACAAACATCCTGTACTGGAGAACCACTGGCATCCTGGTGGGAGGGAAGATGGTCAAACCTGTGCTGCTCAAGAACATCCAGATAGAAG GTGTAGCCTACACGTCGGAGTGTTTTCCATGCCGACCGGGCTGGTTCAGTGCAACCCCCGGCTCCTCGTCCTGCCAGCCGTGTCCCAGCAACACTTACTCCGTGAAGGGGGCGTCGTCCTGTACGCCCTGTCCTGAACACCACTACTCAC ATGAGGGATGGGCAGAATGTAAAGTGAGGCCGCCGTGCTCAGAGAAGGATTACTTCCAGATCCACACAGCCTGCGACAGCGAGGGGAAG ACGCAGGTGTTGTATCGCTGGGTGGAGCCAAAAATTTGCATAGAGAACATCCCTGAGGCCGTAGAACTGCCTGTAACAGGGCAGAGAGAGCCCTGCCCTCCCTGCAACCCCGGCTACTACAACAGCAACGACTCCACCTGTTTGCCCTGCCCACCTGGAACCCACTCTGATGGCACCTATG CGTGTGCCGAGTGCCCTGCAGGTACAGAGCCGGTGTTAGGTTACGAGTATAAATGGTGGAACGTGCTGCCATCCAACATGAAGACTTCCTGTTTCAATGTGGGCAACTCCAAATGTGACGACATGAACG GATGGGAGGTAGCAGGAGACCACATTCGCAGCGGAGCAGGCAGTTCAGATAATGACTATCTCATCCTCAGCCTGCATGTACCTGGCTTCAA GGTCCCGGCCTCACTTTCAGGGATGACTGGTAGCGAGTTTGGGCGGATAACCTTTGTGTTCGAGACCATCTGCTCTGCCGACTGTGAGCTCTACTTCATGATG GATGTGAACAGGAAGAGCACCACAGTGGTGGAGTCCTGGGAAGGCAGTAAGGGGAAACAGTCGTACTCGCACAGCATGACCAGGAACGCCTCTGTCACGTATACATGGGCCTTCCAGAGGACCAACCATGCTCTAGAC GTGCGTCGTTACATCAGTGACATGGTGAAGCTGTACTCCATCAGCGTGACAAACGTCCTGGATGGGGTGGCGTCAGCGTGTCGGGCCTGCGCTCTGGTCCCCCAGAACTCCCAGCGGGCCGGCTCCTCCTGCGTTCCCTGCCCTGCCGGTTTTTACATCGACAGAGACACCAACCGATGCCAGGAGTGCCCGCCCAACACGTACCTGGCGGGACGACACACCTACGGACAGGACGCGTGTGTCGCCTGTGGACCTGGAAGTATTAGCAACAAG GAACACTCTCGGTGCTACAGCGACTGCTCCTTCACCCACACAGAGAACAACCGCacgctgacctttgacctcagccCTCTGAACGACGTGGCCTCGCTGACCATTGGGCCGAGTTTCACCTCTAAAGGGACAAAGTACCTTCACCTGTTCAACATCAGCCTGTGTGGCCAtaag GGACAGAGAGCTGCTGTCTGCACAGATAATGTCACCGACGTGTCCAGCAAAGACGACGAGAGCGACTCGGCTCAGTTCGTCAACTCAGTGGACAGCTTCATCTGTCAGTCGACCATTATACCGGCGGACGGGCGGGGTTTCAGGATGGCCATTTCCTCCCAGTCCATCAGCCTCGCAGATACCTTCATTG GAGCAACAGTTGACACCGTCCTGAACGGTGTGAACGCCAAACCAGACCTCTTCCCAGAAAACTCAAAGGACATTCCAGACATCAACTTCTTCTACAG GTCTAACCAAGCAACAGCTTCGTGTGATCAGGGTCGGAGTTCAGTCATCACTGTTCGCTGTAACCCAGAGAAGTCTGACCGAGGAGAGCTCTCTGTGCCCAG ctccTGTCCTGCAGGAACATGTGATGGATGCACGTTTCACTTCCTGTGGGAGAGCGCCAGCGCCTGTCCACGCTGCACCGAGGACGACTACCACCAGATAGAGGGAGCGTGCAAGGGAGGCgtccag GAAACTCTGTATGTGTGGAATGAGCCGAAGTTGTGCACCAAAGGTGTGTTGTTGCCTCCTAGAAGCTCGTCAGCCTGTGAGGCCATCGCTCTGTGGCTGAAGGTTGGGGTTGGTGGCGGAGCCTTTGTGGCCGTGCTGCTCATCTCCCTCACCTGCTATttctggaagaaaaacaagag GCTGGAGTACAAGTACTCTCGTCTGGTGATGTCTGCCAACAAGGAGTGCGAGCTGccagctgcagacagctgtGCCCTGGCGGAAGGCGAGGAGCCTGACGACGATGTGGTCTACACCCAGAAACCCACGCTGCTGGGGAAGCTCCGGGCCATTGCCAACAAG CACGAGGATGGAGAAAGCAGTGAATCTGTGCAGCTGAACTCCTCTCAGTCTGATCAATGGGTTCTGGGATAA
- the amdhd1 gene encoding LOW QUALITY PROTEIN: probable imidazolonepropionase (The sequence of the model RefSeq protein was modified relative to this genomic sequence to represent the inferred CDS: deleted 1 base in 1 codon), with the protein MSSNHRLLVKNAKQVVLICNSGEKYLTKHGMKNLCVIENGSIVIGSDGLIKAVGPAETIRAQYSEAAFDKVIDATGMCVLPGLVDAHTHPVWAGDRVHEFAMKLAGATYMDVHRAGGGIHFTVEHTRAAAALDLLASLSSRLVRMQRAGTTLVECKSGYGLELRTELKMLEVIEEARRTLPINISSTYCGAHAVPKGKTVAEATEDILQVQLPRLKEQMSAGKLRVDNIDVFCEQGVFDLSSTRSILQAGKNLGLNINFHGDELHPMNSAQLGAELGALAISHLEEVTDEGIAAMAKAKTAAVLLPTTAYILRLPQPRARDLLEAGVIVALGSDFNPNAYCCSMPIVMHLACVNMRMSMPEALAAATINAAYALGRSHTHGSLEVNKHGDLLVLNTTRWEHLIYQLGGHQELVRYVVIKGNVVYDNDKTVDL; encoded by the exons ATGTCCAGTAATCACAGACTTCTGGTGAAAAATGCCAAACAGGTGGTTCTGATCTGCAACAGTGGAGAGAAATACCTGACAAAGCATGGGATGAAGAATCTTTGTGTGATTGAAAATGGGAGCATAGTAATAGGGAG TGACGGGCTGATTAAAGCTGTGGGTCCTGCTGAAACCATCAGAGCTCAGTATTCAGAGGCAGCGTTTGATAAAGTGATTGATGCCACAGGAATGTGTGTCCTGCCTG GTTTGGTTGATGCCCACACTCACCCAGTGTGGGCTGGTGACAGAGTGCATGAGTTTGCAATGAAG CTGGCAGGTGCCACCTACATGGACGTGCACCGGGCTGGCGGAGGGATCCACTTCACCGTGGAGCACACTCGAGCGGCTGCGGCCTTGGACCTCCTGGCCTCCCTGAGCAGCAGGTTGGTTCGGATGCAGCGAGCGGGCACCACCCTGGTGGAGTGTAAGAGCGGCTACGGTCTGGAGCTGAGGACTGAGCTCAAGATGCTGGAGGTGATCGAAGAGGCCAGACGCACCCTGCCCATCAACATCTCCTCCACTTACTGTGGCGCCCATGCAGTCCCCAA AGGGAAAACAGTTGCAGAAGCCACAGAGGACATCCTGCAGGTTCAGCTGCCACGGCTGAAAGAACAGATGTCTGCTGGGAAACTCAGAGTCGACAACATTGACGTGTTCTGTGAGCAGGGAGTGTTTGACCTCAGCTCCACTCGCTCCATCCTGCAGGCCGGGAAAAACCTGGGCCTCAACATCAACTTCCATGGAGATGAGCTTCATCCCATGAACTCTGCTCAG ctgggaGCAGAGCTCGGAGCCTTGGCCATCAGTCACCTGGAGGAGGTCACAGATGAGGGGATTGCTGCCATGGCAAAAGCAAAAACTGCTGCGGTCCTTCTACCAACTACAGCCTACATTCTCCG actgCCTCAGCCTCGGGCCAGAGACTTGCTGGAAGCTGGCGTGATCGTTGCCCTCGGCAGCGACTTCAACCCCAATGCGTACTGCTGCTCCATG CCAATCGTCATGCACCTGGCCTGTGTCAATATGAGGATGTCCATGCCTGAAGCTTTGGCCGCGGCCACCATCAATGCAGCC TACGCCCTCGGCCGCTCCCACACACACGGCTCCCTGGAGgtcaacaaacatggagacctGCTGGTCCTCAACACCACGCG gtgGGAGCATCTGATCTACCAGCTGGGCGGACATCAGGAGCTCGTCCGTTACGTCGTCATCAAGGGCAACGTCGTCTACGATAATGACAAAACCGTGGACTTATAA
- the LOC108897574 gene encoding tetraspanin-9 — MARGCICCVKYMLFLFNLLFWLGGCGLLGVGVWLSVSQGSFATLSPSFPSLSAANLIITLGTVVMVTGFLGCLGAIKENKCLLLSFFIVLLIILLAELILLILFFVYTDKVSENARRDLKEGLVLYNTDNNAGLRDAWNTIQGEWRCCGVISHTDWYTALHDNVVPDRCCQQMFPGCGHNASNAFWTRGCYDKVEEWLDDNKHLLGTIAMCVLVIQLLGMAFSMTLYQQIHRAGKKYEA; from the exons ATGGCTCGCGGCTGCATCTGCTGTGTGAAATACATGCTCTTCCTCTTCAACCTGCTCTTCTGG ctgggTGGGTGTGGATTGCTGGGTGTCGGCGTGTGGCTGTCGGTTTCACAGGGCAGCTTCGCCACCCTGTCGCCCTCCTTCCCGTCGCTCTCCGCCGCCAACCTCATCATCACCCTTGGCACCGTTGTCATGGTGACAGGTTTCCTGGGTTGCCTGGGTGCCATCAAGGAGAACAAGTGCCTACTGCTGAGT TTCTTCATTGTTCTGTTGATCATCCTCTTGGCCGAACTTatcctcctcatcctgtttTTTGTCTACACTGACAAG GTGAGTGAAAATGCCAGACGGGACCTGAAAGAGGGGTTGGTGCTGTACAACACAGATAACAACGCTGGCCTGAGGGATGCATGGAACACCATACAGGGAGAG TGGAGGTGTTGTGGAGTGATTAGCCACACTGACTGGTACACTGCCCTACACGATAACGTGGTTCCTGACCGCTGCTGCCAGCAGATGTTCCCAGGCTGTGGGCACAATGCATCCAATGCCTTCTGGACACGG ggttGCTATGACAAGGTTGAGGAGTGGCTGGATGACAACAAACACCTTCTGGGAACCAttgctatgtgtgtgttggtcatACAG cTCCTTGGTATGGCATTCTCTATGACGCTTTACCAACAGATCCATCGAGCAGGGAAGAAGTATGAAGCCTGA
- the klhl42 gene encoding kelch-like protein 42 → MSSDQIIAIVMDDKIYEVNKKKLIEKSDYFRALYSSGMRESTEDSVQLQGLSVPGLELVLEFINTSKVQVVNETLEDLIETASFLQVTSILKLLTSEIRLDNCVELYSLSEVYGTHDLRNACLKYMSCYYHPMLRRPEFSSLPSAVRDQVREMRMKGTATLVAIGDFTCLSLDVPDQDEPWSMLRYGEVEQRWKPLANNLPPDMINVRGYGSAVLDNYLFIVGGYRMTSQEISAVHCYNPCRNEWNQVAPLNQKRSNFKLLAVQGKLYAVGGQCLGTVECYSPEQDWWTCVSSMPDPLAEFSACECQGLIYVMGGYTARDRNTNVLRYCPTSDTWTVFRSCPSHIRKQQMLSVEDTIYLVGGYTHELEAGRRQRRPSQTEDVLTVQSYNVTTGEWIQLKENTSKSGLNLTCTLHNDGIYIMSRDVSLPTSLEHRVFLKYNIFSDAWEAFRRFPALGQNMLLCSLYLPNML, encoded by the exons ATGTCATCTGACCAGATTATTGCCATCGTCATGGATGACAAAATCTACGAGGTGAATAAGAAGAAGCTGATAGAAAAGAGCGACTATTTCCGTGCACTGTACAGCTCTGGTATGAGAGAGTCCACGGAGGACTCGGTGCAGCTGCAGGGGCTCAGCGTCCCCGGCCTGGAGCTGGTCCTGGAGTTCATCAACACCTCCAAAGTCCAGGTTGTCAACGAGACTCTGGAGGACCTGATTGAGACCGCCTCCTTCTTGCAGGTCACGTCCATCCTCAAACTCTTGACCTCGGAGATCCGATTGGACAACTGCGTGGAGCTGTACAGCCTCTCCGAGGTTTATGGGACTCATGATCTGCGTAATGCTTGCCTCAAATACATGAGCTGCTACTACCATCCCATGCTGAGGCGACCTGAGTTCAGCAGCCTCCCCTCTGCTGTTAGAGACCAAGTCAGGGAGATGCGCATGAAAGGCACCGCCACCCTGGTGGCCATCGGAgacttcacctgtctgtccttGGACGTGCCTGATCAGGATGAACCCTGGTCCATGCTGAGGTACGGAGAGGTGGAGCAGCGCTGGAAACCACTCGCCAACAACCTGCCTCCAGATATGATCAACGTCAGAGGTTACGGCTCAGCCGTCCTCGACAACTACCTGTTCATAGTCGGTGGTTACAGGATGACGAGTCAGGAGATCTCTGCTGTGCACTGCTACAACCCTTGTAGGAACGAGTGGAACCAGGTGGCTCCGCTCAACCAGAAAAG gtCCAACTTCAAGCTGCTGGCGGTACAGGGGAAGCTGTACGCCGTAGGAGGTCAATGTCTGGGCACAGTGGAGTGTTACAGCCCGGAGCAGGACTGGTGGACCTGCGTGTCCTCGATGCCCGACCCGCTGGCTGAGTTCTCCGCCTGTGAATGCCAGGGATTGATCTACGTCATGGGTGGATACACCGCAAGAG ACAGGAACACAAACGTCCTCCGTTACTGCCCCACCTCTGACACCTGGACAGTGTTTCGCTCCTGTCCATCACACATCCGCAAGCAGCAGATGCTCTCAGTGGAGGACACTATCTACCTGGTGGGTGGCTACACCCACGAGCTGGAGGCGGGCCGGAGGCAGCGACGTCCCAGCCAGACAGAGGACGTGCTGACGGTGCAGTCTTACAACGTCACCACGGGGGAGTGGATCCAGCTGAAGGAGAACACGTCCAAGTCGGGCCTGAACCTGACGTGCACGCTGCACAACGACGGCATCTACATCATGAGTCGCGACGTCAGCTTGCCCACCAGCCTGGAGCACCGCGTTTTTcttaaatacaacattttctCAGACGCCTGGGAGGCCTTCAGGCGCTTCCCAGCTCTGGGACAGAACATGCTGCTGTGTTCGCTTTACCTCCCCAACATGCTATGA